From Chitinophagaceae bacterium, the proteins below share one genomic window:
- a CDS encoding T9SS C-terminal target domain-containing protein: MKALSSFILFLFVFSFSCLIFAADYEKYLENDKMVIFFPEDEKYDVGELLKKSEQFHDIEIVKSYFIPSPKLQIISFNKAISWEQKEEIFSSVNLAGDVMHLPYLKNNEGFWLGILPDIFVSVNSEAERNSLILNMGKQGWEFEPVNHLPKNVYKFSNRQSSGKEILDLAISLNNDADYLWAEPGYFFFPDVHDVPDDPIFFRQWHIENEGTAAQGNGVVGADISGLDAWTVSKGNPDIKVAIVDSGVDTLHPDLSANFYMGFDATGGNSNGFPNQNYSQDAHGTAATGIISAIADNGIGVAGIANECKFMAVKSFYYIDSLIGIIPFATSEYFSSGLIWAYQNGADVINNSWTIPPLFLALLPGNPALIDAALEEASTNGRNGKGTVLFFSSGNDGDPPYWPSDLEMTIAVNATSMCDERKSPDSCDGENWEGNYGETINISAPGVRIPTTDMQGTKGYTNGNYTLSYNGTSAASAVASGVGALILSVNPDLTAEEVAYILYTTADKIEGCDYSTYKNGSTWCPELGHGRVNAYQALLSAQDFEGISSVNNSVKNHYLRIYPNPVRKSIHFNHNFNHPVKLTIYNINGQFVYDKIFTILPNKINIDEILSSGFYILKLTSDRESITKKIIVQ, from the coding sequence ATGAAAGCATTGAGCTCTTTTATATTATTTTTATTCGTTTTCAGCTTTTCATGTTTAATTTTCGCAGCAGATTATGAAAAGTATTTGGAAAATGATAAAATGGTAATCTTCTTCCCTGAGGATGAAAAATATGATGTCGGTGAGTTATTGAAAAAAAGTGAGCAGTTCCATGATATTGAAATTGTAAAAAGCTACTTTATCCCTTCCCCTAAGTTGCAGATTATTAGCTTTAACAAGGCCATAAGCTGGGAGCAAAAAGAAGAGATATTCAGTAGTGTAAACTTAGCCGGAGATGTGATGCATTTGCCCTATCTAAAAAATAATGAGGGTTTCTGGCTGGGTATTTTGCCCGATATTTTTGTATCTGTAAATTCTGAGGCTGAAAGAAATTCATTGATTTTAAATATGGGTAAGCAAGGCTGGGAGTTTGAACCTGTGAATCACTTACCTAAAAATGTATATAAATTCAGTAACCGTCAATCAAGCGGTAAGGAAATTTTAGATTTGGCAATTAGCTTAAATAATGATGCTGATTATCTATGGGCAGAACCGGGTTACTTCTTTTTTCCGGATGTGCATGATGTACCAGATGACCCTATTTTTTTCAGGCAATGGCATATAGAAAATGAAGGAACGGCTGCACAGGGAAATGGTGTAGTTGGAGCGGACATTTCAGGTTTGGATGCATGGACAGTTTCAAAAGGAAATCCGGATATTAAAGTAGCTATAGTTGATAGTGGTGTAGATACATTGCATCCTGACCTGAGTGCCAATTTTTATATGGGATTTGATGCAACCGGTGGCAACAGCAATGGTTTCCCCAATCAAAACTACTCACAGGATGCACATGGAACAGCAGCTACCGGAATCATTTCAGCAATAGCAGATAATGGTATTGGAGTTGCCGGCATTGCCAATGAGTGTAAATTTATGGCTGTAAAATCTTTTTATTATATCGACAGTTTAATTGGAATTATACCTTTTGCTACATCAGAGTATTTTTCAAGCGGACTAATATGGGCATATCAAAATGGAGCAGATGTGATAAACAATTCATGGACGATTCCTCCTTTATTTTTAGCATTGCTACCGGGCAATCCCGCTCTCATAGATGCTGCTCTTGAAGAGGCATCCACTAATGGAAGAAACGGGAAAGGAACCGTCTTGTTTTTTTCATCCGGAAATGATGGTGACCCGCCTTACTGGCCTTCAGACCTTGAAATGACAATAGCCGTAAATGCTACCAGTATGTGTGATGAAAGGAAAAGCCCTGATTCGTGTGACGGAGAAAACTGGGAAGGAAATTACGGTGAAACCATTAATATTTCAGCCCCGGGTGTTAGAATCCCAACTACGGATATGCAGGGTACAAAAGGATATACAAACGGCAATTATACCTTGTCTTACAATGGCACATCTGCAGCATCTGCAGTAGCAAGTGGAGTAGGCGCACTCATACTTTCTGTAAATCCGGACCTCACAGCAGAAGAAGTTGCTTATATTCTATATACTACAGCCGATAAAATTGAAGGTTGTGATTATAGTACCTATAAAAATGGCAGCACCTGGTGTCCCGAATTAGGACATGGCAGAGTGAATGCTTATCAGGCACTTTTAAGTGCTCAGGATTTTGAAGGTATAAGCTCGGTAAACAATTCGGTTAAAAATCATTATTTAAGAATTTACCCGAATCCGGTTAGAAAAAGCATTCATTTTAACCACAACTTTAATCATCCGGTTAAACTGACCATTTATAATATCAACGGTCAGTTTGTTTATGATAAAATATTTACTATATTACCTAATAAAATTAATATTGATGAAATATTATCTTCGGGTTTTTATATCTTAAAACTTACAAGTGACCGGGAGAGTATTACTAAGAAAATTATTGTTCAATAA